A window of Herpetosiphonaceae bacterium contains these coding sequences:
- a CDS encoding M20/M25/M40 family metallo-hydrolase, protein MESRTSDNQAGFVVPTGILTFVLLAALAFLGMYQMEPPRAASLDAAPTEFSAARALQHLEIIAQHPRPVGSAENTKAREYIAAELTKQGLQPEFQTATVTRTLRNGQESSATIENVMARLEGTGGGNNAVMIAGHYDSVQRGPGASDDMSAIAAMLETLRALRVGQAPANDVIFLFTDGEERGLLGAKAFVEEHPWADDVNVVMNFEARGTTGPSYMFETSDNNGWLISQFAKSPYPVGYSFTYDIYQLLPNDTDLTMFRQANMPGFGFAFIDGFVHYHMPTDSVANLNPRTLQHHGSYMLGLARQLANTSLDNTSAPNRTYFNILGFVVHYSQALNLPLMILTAILFVGVIVLGFRRGRLTIRGVIGGFFIFLLVLIASLLGVYALSFLLLLMNAQPINMLNGATYNWQYFTISYIALALAITSALYVWLRRRVLLNNLIVGAWLWWLIVLVATTFALPGTSYLFTWPLIFGLIALAVKFTARDEDAPRVTLLLVLLPAISGLLLLTPLIRGLFVALFLPLYVPVLFFVVLLFGLLLPHLMLMTSRSRWVLPIVSALVGLNLLIFAGLTAGAGV, encoded by the coding sequence ATGGAATCGCGTACGTCGGACAATCAGGCAGGCTTCGTCGTGCCAACCGGTATTCTTACATTCGTGCTGCTGGCCGCTCTGGCATTCCTGGGCATGTACCAGATGGAGCCGCCCAGAGCAGCCAGCCTGGATGCCGCGCCGACCGAGTTTTCAGCCGCGCGAGCGCTCCAACATCTTGAGATCATTGCCCAACATCCCCGTCCGGTCGGCTCAGCAGAAAACACCAAAGCCCGTGAGTATATCGCCGCGGAGTTGACGAAGCAGGGCCTCCAGCCGGAGTTTCAGACCGCCACCGTCACGCGCACGCTGCGCAACGGTCAGGAATCTTCCGCTACGATCGAGAACGTGATGGCGCGGCTCGAAGGCACGGGCGGCGGCAACAATGCCGTAATGATCGCGGGCCACTACGACAGCGTCCAGCGCGGGCCGGGCGCGAGCGATGATATGTCCGCCATCGCCGCGATGCTCGAAACGCTCCGCGCGCTGCGCGTCGGCCAGGCCCCGGCTAACGATGTCATCTTCCTGTTCACCGATGGCGAAGAGCGCGGGCTGCTGGGCGCGAAAGCGTTCGTGGAGGAGCATCCCTGGGCAGATGATGTGAACGTCGTGATGAACTTCGAGGCGCGCGGCACGACCGGCCCGTCCTATATGTTCGAGACGAGCGACAACAACGGCTGGCTGATCAGCCAGTTTGCCAAGTCGCCGTATCCCGTGGGCTACTCGTTCACCTACGACATCTATCAACTGCTGCCGAACGATACGGATCTCACCATGTTCCGCCAGGCGAACATGCCGGGCTTTGGCTTTGCCTTTATCGACGGCTTCGTCCACTACCACATGCCGACCGACAGCGTCGCCAACCTGAACCCGCGCACCTTGCAGCACCACGGATCGTATATGCTGGGCCTCGCCCGGCAGCTTGCGAATACCAGCCTCGACAACACCAGCGCGCCCAACCGCACCTACTTTAACATCCTGGGCTTTGTCGTCCACTACTCGCAGGCGCTCAATCTACCGCTGATGATCCTGACGGCGATCCTCTTTGTCGGCGTGATCGTGCTCGGCTTCCGGCGTGGGCGGCTGACCATCAGAGGCGTGATCGGCGGCTTCTTTATCTTTTTACTGGTCCTGATCGCCAGCCTGCTGGGCGTGTACGCGCTCTCGTTCCTGCTGCTGCTGATGAACGCACAGCCGATCAACATGCTCAACGGCGCGACCTACAACTGGCAATACTTCACCATCAGCTATATCGCCCTGGCGCTCGCGATCACCTCGGCGCTCTACGTCTGGCTCCGCAGGCGCGTCCTGCTGAACAATCTGATCGTCGGCGCGTGGCTGTGGTGGCTGATCGTCCTGGTAGCCACCACGTTTGCGCTGCCAGGCACCAGCTATCTGTTCACCTGGCCGCTGATCTTTGGTCTGATCGCGCTGGCGGTTAAGTTCACGGCGCGCGATGAGGATGCGCCCAGAGTTACGCTGCTGCTGGTGCTGCTCCCGGCGATCAGCGGTCTGCTGCTGCTGACGCCGCTGATCCGTGGCCTCTTCGTGGCGCTGTTCCTGCCGCTGTACGTGCCGGTGCTGTTCTTTGTGGTGCTGCTCTTCGGGCTGCTGCTGCCGCACCTGATGCTGATGACCAGCCGCAGCCGGTGGGTGCTGCCGATCGTATCGGCGCTGGTGGGCCTGAATCTGCTGATCTTCGCAGGCCTGACCGCTGGCGCGGGTGTGTAA
- a CDS encoding DegT/DnrJ/EryC1/StrS family aminotransferase, with product MTLQSSRERSVSRVPFGDSVRQYQALQHELDAAAARVLKSGWYILGPEVQAFEAEFAQFCGVAHCVSVGNGTEALHLALRALGVQPGDEVVTVANAGVPGAVAVRQAGLTPRFADVDDRAHALSPGSLEATITPRTRAIMPVHLYGHPAPMAEIMAVAERHGLPVVEDCAQSHGATVGGRMTGTIGRLGCFSFYPTKNLGALGDGGAIVTDDAALADTLRKLRVYGWERKYHSTVAGGINSRLDELQAALLRCKLPHLTRWNDLRRERAAWYRELLGDVSGLTLPEDVAGHVYHLLVVQVHSGRRDALRQALTERGIGTDIHYPLPTHLQPAFEDLGYEPGELPVTERLAETVLSLPCFPELTRAEVEAVAAAIRDVMGQ from the coding sequence ATGACGCTACAATCATCGCGAGAGCGATCCGTAAGCCGCGTGCCTTTCGGCGACTCGGTTCGTCAGTATCAGGCGCTGCAACACGAGCTTGACGCCGCAGCGGCGCGGGTGCTCAAGAGCGGCTGGTATATTCTGGGGCCTGAGGTGCAGGCGTTCGAGGCCGAGTTTGCGCAGTTCTGCGGCGTCGCGCACTGCGTCTCGGTCGGGAACGGCACCGAGGCGCTGCATCTGGCGCTGCGGGCGCTCGGCGTGCAGCCCGGCGACGAGGTGGTGACGGTCGCTAATGCGGGCGTGCCCGGCGCGGTTGCCGTCCGGCAGGCGGGGCTAACGCCGCGCTTCGCCGACGTGGACGATCGGGCGCATGCGCTGTCGCCTGGCTCGCTGGAGGCGACGATCACGCCGCGTACCAGAGCGATCATGCCGGTGCATCTGTACGGCCATCCCGCGCCGATGGCCGAGATCATGGCGGTTGCGGAGCGCCACGGCCTGCCAGTAGTTGAGGATTGCGCGCAATCGCACGGCGCGACCGTCGGCGGACGGATGACCGGGACGATCGGGCGGCTGGGCTGCTTCTCGTTCTACCCGACCAAAAACCTTGGCGCGCTCGGCGACGGCGGTGCGATCGTCACCGATGATGCCGCGCTGGCCGATACGCTGCGCAAGCTGCGCGTCTACGGCTGGGAGCGTAAGTACCATAGCACCGTGGCGGGCGGGATCAACTCGCGGCTCGACGAGCTGCAAGCGGCGCTGCTGCGCTGCAAGCTGCCGCATCTCACGCGCTGGAATGATCTGCGCCGCGAGCGGGCGGCCTGGTACCGCGAGCTGCTGGGCGACGTGTCCGGCCTGACGCTGCCGGAAGATGTCGCCGGACATGTTTATCACCTGCTTGTGGTGCAGGTGCATAGCGGTCGGCGCGATGCGCTGCGCCAAGCACTGACGGAGCGCGGCATCGGCACCGATATTCACTATCCGCTACCGACGCATCTCCAGCCCGCCTTCGAGGATCTGGGCTACGAGCCGGGCGAGCTGCCGGTGACGGAGCGGCTGGCCGAGACGGTGCTGTCGCTGCCGTGCTTCCCTGAGCTGACGCGCGCGGAAGTCGAGGCGGTGGCGGCGGCGATTCGCGATGTGATGGGGCAATAA
- a CDS encoding cupin domain-containing protein encodes MTNDDAAQTPDRSSPAKAHIAIAEALQHLPGPDDERSALLFEHGTLQVKVYAPRGTDPQTPHTRDEIYVVMQGSGVFYNGQTRRPFAPGDFLFAPAGTLHRFEDFSDDFAVWVMYFGPEGGET; translated from the coding sequence ATGACCAACGACGACGCAGCGCAGACTCCGGATCGATCATCTCCTGCTAAGGCACACATTGCCATCGCCGAAGCCTTACAACACCTGCCAGGGCCGGACGACGAGCGCTCGGCGCTCCTGTTCGAGCATGGCACGCTCCAGGTCAAAGTGTACGCCCCGCGCGGCACTGATCCGCAGACGCCGCATACCCGCGACGAGATCTATGTCGTGATGCAGGGCAGCGGCGTCTTCTACAACGGCCAGACCCGTCGCCCGTTCGCGCCCGGCGACTTTCTGTTTGCGCCTGCGGGGACGCTTCACCGCTTTGAAGATTTCAGCGATGATTTCGCGGTGTGGGTGATGTATTTCGGGCCGGAGGGCGGCGAGACATAG
- a CDS encoding SDR family oxidoreductase, giving the protein MQQLSRIAVVTAAAGGIGRATVRRLLADRFAVVAVDVDAAALDELKAAASTDALQTIVGDMTSEHDVARVFGQVAQAGPLAALINGVGSTCSSELRALSLDDWQRLFALNLTSVFLCTRAALPLLEAASGDRVIVNLSSTLAQVADPQTLAYGAFKAALEHLTRALALEVAPSGIRAINVAPGPVAATGGEAAFETDDFARLNPLGRFATVDEIAAVIAFLASPDAAYITGTTIRVDGGDSALGAGWGPLQAVRSARRQRD; this is encoded by the coding sequence ATGCAGCAGCTATCGCGCATCGCGGTTGTCACCGCAGCCGCAGGCGGCATCGGACGAGCGACCGTCCGGCGCTTGCTGGCGGATCGATTCGCCGTCGTCGCCGTGGACGTGGATGCCGCCGCGCTGGACGAGCTGAAGGCCGCCGCGTCCACGGACGCGCTCCAGACCATCGTCGGCGACATGACCAGCGAGCACGATGTCGCGCGCGTCTTTGGGCAGGTGGCGCAGGCCGGGCCATTGGCGGCGCTGATCAACGGCGTTGGATCGACCTGTAGCAGCGAGCTGCGCGCGCTTTCGCTTGACGACTGGCAGCGGCTCTTCGCGCTCAACCTGACCAGCGTCTTTTTGTGTACGCGGGCGGCGCTGCCGCTGCTCGAAGCGGCCAGCGGCGATCGGGTCATCGTCAACCTCTCGTCGACCCTGGCGCAGGTCGCCGATCCGCAAACCCTCGCCTATGGCGCCTTCAAGGCCGCGCTGGAACACCTGACGCGCGCGCTGGCGTTGGAGGTCGCGCCGAGCGGCATTCGCGCGATTAACGTCGCGCCGGGTCCCGTGGCGGCCACAGGCGGCGAGGCCGCCTTTGAAACCGACGACTTCGCGCGGCTCAACCCGCTTGGCCGCTTCGCCACCGTCGACGAGATCGCGGCAGTGATCGCGTTTCTAGCCTCGCCGGACGCGGCCTACATCACCGGCACCACCATTCGCGTCGACGGCGGCGACTCGGCGCTGGGCGCTGGCTGGGGTCCGCTCCAGGCAGTGCGGAGCGCGCGGCGACAGCGCGATTGA
- a CDS encoding NAD-dependent epimerase/dehydratase family protein, with amino-acid sequence MNSTEHTSFADKRCMITGGLGFIGSNLAGRLVELGAHVTLVDSLIPEYGGNLRNAEHLDRDRVRINIADVRDEYSMNYLVQGQDYLFNLAGQTSHLDSMHDPYTDLEINCRAQLSILEACRKHNPDVRIVYASTRQIYGKPDYLPVDERHLLHPTDVNGINKMAGEWYHIVYNNVYGIKACALRLTNTYGPRMRVKDARQTFLGIWIKQLIDGQPIKVFGDGLQIRDLNYVDDVVEALLLAAATDGVNGQIFNLGADETINLRDLAQLLIELNGSGSYELIPFPADRKTIDIGDYYGDYRLIQGRLGWRPQVDLREGLARTLAFYHEHRQFYW; translated from the coding sequence ATGAATAGCACAGAGCACACATCGTTTGCCGATAAGCGCTGCATGATCACCGGCGGACTGGGCTTTATCGGCTCGAACCTGGCGGGGCGGCTCGTGGAGCTAGGCGCACACGTGACGCTGGTCGACTCGCTGATCCCGGAGTATGGCGGCAACCTGCGCAACGCCGAGCATCTGGACCGCGATCGGGTGCGGATTAACATCGCCGATGTCCGCGACGAGTATTCGATGAACTATCTCGTGCAGGGCCAGGACTATCTCTTCAATCTGGCGGGGCAGACCAGCCATCTCGACTCGATGCACGATCCGTACACCGATCTGGAGATCAACTGCCGCGCGCAGCTTAGTATTCTTGAGGCGTGTCGCAAGCATAATCCCGATGTGCGGATCGTCTATGCCAGCACGCGCCAGATCTACGGCAAGCCCGACTATCTGCCGGTCGATGAGCGGCATCTGCTCCACCCGACCGATGTCAACGGCATCAACAAGATGGCCGGCGAGTGGTATCACATCGTCTATAACAACGTCTACGGCATCAAAGCCTGCGCGCTGCGCCTGACCAACACCTACGGCCCTCGGATGCGCGTCAAGGATGCGCGGCAGACCTTTTTGGGCATCTGGATCAAGCAGTTGATCGACGGGCAGCCGATCAAGGTCTTTGGCGACGGCTTGCAGATCCGCGATCTCAACTATGTGGACGACGTGGTCGAGGCGCTGCTGCTGGCGGCGGCGACCGACGGCGTGAACGGGCAGATCTTCAACCTGGGTGCGGACGAGACGATCAACCTGCGCGATCTGGCCCAACTGCTGATCGAGCTGAACGGCTCCGGCAGCTATGAGCTGATTCCGTTCCCAGCCGACCGCAAGACGATCGACATCGGCGATTATTACGGCGATTACCGCCTGATTCAAGGACGACTCGGCTGGCGTCCGCAGGTCGACCTGCGCGAAGGTCTGGCGCGGACCCTGGCGTTTTATCATGAACACCGACAGTTTTACTGGTAG
- a CDS encoding response regulator transcription factor, which yields MTRRLLSLHADMAVVGEASNGAEAMDLVMQVQPDVVLMDVYMPILDGVATTRQMRAVYPDLPIVLFTSCDRDGYVLEGLRAGAEAYLLKHVATEVLVSTLRAAL from the coding sequence ATGACTCGTCGTCTGCTCTCGCTCCACGCCGACATGGCTGTGGTTGGCGAGGCCAGCAATGGGGCCGAGGCGATGGACCTGGTGATGCAGGTCCAGCCCGATGTCGTGCTGATGGACGTGTACATGCCGATTCTGGATGGCGTTGCGACCACCAGGCAGATGCGCGCGGTCTATCCGGATCTCCCGATTGTGCTTTTCACGAGTTGTGACCGCGATGGTTATGTGCTTGAAGGGCTGCGTGCAGGCGCTGAAGCCTATCTCCTAAAGCACGTCGCGACCGAGGTGCTGGTGTCAACGCTTCGTGCGGCACTTTAG
- a CDS encoding glycosyltransferase family 2 protein, translated as MTTANLSDAKRPSITAFFPAYNDGGTIGSLVVTTLHTLAELTDDYEVIVVENGSTDYTVEVLEDLAQQYDRLRVLTHRYSLGYGGALRVGFASATKDLIFYTDGDAQYDPRELKLLVPQMQPGVDVVNGYKISRSDPLHRKIIGRLYHHGVKLMFGFRLRDVDCDFRLIRRQVFDVIDLESPDGTICLELVKKLQDAGFRFAEVPVHHYHRTYGTSQFFNFRRLRRIPPQLIKLWWKLVIRREHLQRIRERLAALEATTSNG; from the coding sequence ATGACGACAGCGAATCTTTCTGATGCCAAACGCCCAAGCATCACGGCGTTTTTCCCGGCCTACAACGACGGCGGCACGATCGGCAGCCTGGTCGTGACGACGCTGCATACCCTGGCAGAGCTGACCGACGATTACGAAGTGATTGTGGTGGAGAACGGCAGCACCGATTACACCGTCGAGGTGCTTGAGGATCTGGCGCAGCAGTACGATCGGCTGCGGGTGCTGACGCATCGCTACAGCCTGGGCTACGGCGGCGCGCTGCGCGTGGGCTTTGCCAGCGCTACCAAGGATCTGATCTTCTATACCGACGGCGACGCACAGTACGATCCGCGCGAGCTGAAGCTGCTGGTGCCGCAGATGCAGCCAGGCGTCGATGTGGTCAATGGCTACAAGATCAGCCGCTCAGACCCGCTGCACCGCAAGATCATCGGGCGGCTCTATCATCACGGCGTCAAGCTGATGTTTGGCTTTAGGCTGCGCGATGTCGACTGTGATTTCCGGCTGATCCGGCGTCAGGTGTTCGACGTGATCGATCTGGAGTCGCCCGACGGCACGATCTGTCTGGAGCTGGTTAAAAAGCTGCAAGACGCCGGATTCCGCTTCGCGGAGGTGCCCGTGCATCATTACCATCGAACCTACGGCACGTCGCAATTTTTCAACTTTCGGCGGCTGCGCCGGATTCCTCCGCAGTTGATCAAGCTCTGGTGGAAGCTGGTGATTCGCCGCGAGCATCTTCAGCGCATCCGCGAGCGTCTCGCCGCGCTTGAGGCGACGACGAGCAATGGCTAG
- a CDS encoding class I SAM-dependent methyltransferase, which translates to MEQIEYEIMAAVEDAHWWYRGMRAITASWLDLAYQQRRDLRILDTGCGTGGNGEFLQRYGSVAGLDLAPLAIQFGQRRLPGRLTRGSVVALPFADEAFDLVTSFDVLYHRAVIDEREALSETVRVLRHGGRFLVRLPAYRWLSSKHDRSVHGRHRYTAREVRSLLTEAGLQVERISYINSLLLPIPVLQRLVERVLPDLERSGSDLELPSPLLNAALGTAMYTEAAWLRRGGRFPCGLSVLALARRSA; encoded by the coding sequence ATGGAACAGATCGAATACGAGATCATGGCCGCTGTGGAAGACGCGCACTGGTGGTATCGGGGCATGCGCGCGATCACGGCCTCCTGGCTGGATCTGGCTTACCAGCAGCGGCGCGATTTACGAATCCTCGATACGGGCTGCGGCACGGGCGGTAACGGCGAGTTCCTCCAGCGCTACGGCAGCGTCGCGGGGCTGGATCTGGCACCGCTGGCGATCCAGTTCGGGCAGCGTCGGCTGCCGGGCAGGCTGACACGCGGCTCGGTGGTTGCGCTGCCATTTGCCGACGAGGCATTTGATCTGGTGACATCGTTCGACGTGCTGTACCATCGCGCGGTGATCGACGAGCGGGAGGCGCTCAGCGAAACGGTGCGCGTGCTGCGGCACGGCGGTCGCTTCCTGGTGCGGCTTCCGGCCTATCGCTGGCTCTCGTCCAAGCACGATCGCTCGGTACATGGGCGGCACCGCTACACGGCGCGCGAGGTGCGGTCGCTGCTGACGGAGGCGGGATTGCAGGTGGAGCGCATATCGTACATCAACAGCCTCCTGCTGCCGATCCCGGTGCTTCAGCGGCTGGTCGAGCGGGTGCTGCCGGATCTGGAGCGCTCAGGCTCCGATCTCGAACTGCCTAGCCCGCTGCTGAACGCGGCGCTTGGAACGGCAATGTACACAGAGGCGGCCTGGCTGCGGCGTGGCGGTCGCTTTCCGTGCGGGCTGTCGGTGCTGGCGCTGGCGCGCAGAAGCGCTTGA
- a CDS encoding PspC domain-containing protein, whose product METRRLQRSTTNRIIAGVCGGLGEYFGIDPVIIRFLFILMLLPGGVPGLLPYVILWLVMPEERYSGQHH is encoded by the coding sequence ATGGAAACGCGAAGATTACAGCGATCCACCACCAACCGTATCATCGCGGGCGTGTGTGGAGGACTTGGCGAGTATTTCGGCATCGATCCGGTGATCATCCGGTTTCTCTTTATCCTGATGCTGCTGCCCGGCGGCGTGCCCGGACTCCTGCCGTACGTCATCTTGTGGCTGGTGATGCCTGAGGAGCGCTACAGCGGACAGCATCATTGA
- a CDS encoding L-type lectin-domain containing protein, which yields MDTTRFSRHRRTHIVPRWVSLTLLWAVLTTLLPLNSAPVHAATYTITAAMPKFTADNIGKWQLNHHALHSGDALRLTPLTENRPVPSRAGSAFLRDRVTLAEDRSFNAYFEMQISDPGTPYGQSGADGLVFTLQPISNTAVSFGGMAYEGLNPSVGIEFDTWHNSEWYVLDPDDNHVGLNILVRAIGYRSQPEVISPRLKLIYRTRQSVSCLSMITR from the coding sequence ATGGATACAACACGCTTCAGCCGCCATCGCCGCACGCACATCGTCCCGCGATGGGTTTCGCTCACGCTCCTATGGGCAGTGCTGACAACGCTGCTCCCGCTCAACAGCGCGCCAGTTCACGCGGCAACGTATACCATCACCGCCGCGATGCCCAAGTTCACCGCCGACAACATCGGCAAATGGCAGCTTAATCACCATGCGCTCCACAGCGGGGATGCGCTCCGCCTGACGCCGCTGACTGAAAACCGCCCGGTACCTTCGCGAGCGGGTAGCGCCTTCTTGCGAGATCGGGTCACGCTGGCCGAGGATCGCTCATTCAATGCGTACTTCGAGATGCAAATCTCCGACCCAGGTACTCCCTATGGTCAGAGCGGCGCCGATGGGCTGGTCTTCACCCTCCAGCCGATCTCAAACACGGCGGTTTCGTTTGGAGGCATGGCCTATGAGGGACTCAATCCCAGTGTTGGTATTGAATTCGATACCTGGCACAACAGCGAGTGGTACGTGCTGGACCCGGATGATAATCATGTGGGCCTCAACATTTTAGTGCGGGCGATCGGCTACCGTTCCCAACCGGAGGTCATCTCGCCGAGGCTCAAGCTGATCTACAGGACGCGACAATCCGTATCCTGCTTGTCGATGATTACCCGGTGA
- a CDS encoding class I SAM-dependent methyltransferase: MQNMLDRVSRTPQLWNLLRWVVEAGFRGEHAVIARELVPFQDRERRFLDFGCGTGQFAADFPADRYVGMDLTRPYIAYAGATRPGQYSVMDGSALGLEDASFDAALVLGVFHHLPDQLVRDSIGELHRVLKPGATLLVMEDVPPPSIWNLPGHLMHWLDRGDHIRSDADYRALFAPHFSVRRSYHMRSGICDYGVYVLARQW, from the coding sequence ATGCAAAACATGCTTGATCGGGTGTCGCGCACGCCTCAACTTTGGAATCTGCTGCGCTGGGTGGTCGAGGCTGGCTTTCGTGGAGAGCACGCGGTGATCGCCAGAGAGCTGGTGCCCTTCCAAGATCGGGAGCGGCGATTCTTAGATTTTGGCTGCGGCACGGGCCAGTTTGCCGCCGACTTTCCGGCGGATCGCTATGTCGGCATGGACCTGACGAGGCCCTATATCGCGTATGCGGGTGCGACTCGTCCGGGCCAGTACAGTGTGATGGACGGTAGCGCGCTGGGTCTGGAGGATGCCAGCTTCGACGCCGCGCTGGTGCTGGGCGTGTTTCACCATTTGCCGGATCAACTGGTGCGCGACAGCATCGGAGAGCTACACCGGGTGCTCAAGCCGGGCGCGACGCTGCTGGTGATGGAAGACGTGCCGCCGCCAAGCATCTGGAACCTGCCGGGCCATCTGATGCACTGGCTTGATCGCGGCGATCATATCCGCAGCGACGCGGACTATCGCGCGCTGTTCGCGCCGCACTTCAGCGTTCGGCGCAGCTACCATATGCGCTCCGGCATCTGCGACTACGGCGTGTATGTGCTGGCGCGGCAGTGGTAG